In Bdellovibrionota bacterium, a single window of DNA contains:
- a CDS encoding helix-hairpin-helix domain-containing protein: MTSRRSQLFLIIAFAGLAVLSWPRKTETLKPSPAVGTAQGVPLSAPSLSPERRLLSGDRIDVNSASYRELIALPGVGPKLATEILAYRRLHGPFRTVRQLDHVPGIGPKKLADLEPLVVVATSEHR; the protein is encoded by the coding sequence ATGACTTCTCGGCGTTCACAACTCTTTCTCATCATCGCATTCGCGGGTCTGGCGGTTCTCTCTTGGCCGAGAAAAACAGAAACGCTGAAACCGTCTCCGGCGGTCGGAACGGCGCAGGGAGTCCCGCTGTCCGCGCCGTCCCTGAGCCCTGAACGACGCCTGCTTTCGGGGGATCGGATTGACGTCAACAGCGCCTCTTACCGCGAGCTGATCGCGTTACCGGGTGTCGGACCCAAATTGGCGACGGAAATTCTCGCTTATCGAAGGCTTCATGGTCCATTCCGGACGGTTCGCCAGCTGGATCATGTTCCGGGAATTGGGCCCAAAAAGCTGGCCGATCTTGAACCTCTGGTGGTTGTAGCGACTTCAGAACATCGGTAG
- the nadD gene encoding nicotinate (nicotinamide) nucleotide adenylyltransferase encodes MGVFGGSFNPPHVGHLMAAVYSLKVFDLDEVWFVPTYRHPFLKRSAPFSTRVRWCKKLISNLGPRFRVSTIERELKGDGKTLHTLMALKRRFPKKQFRLIIGSDLLRERRSWYRFPEIERRFGVLIVPRKGSSKSPFALPNVSSSEVRRRLRSKKSLADLLTPAVARTLRS; translated from the coding sequence ATCGGCGTCTTCGGCGGGAGTTTTAACCCGCCCCACGTAGGCCACCTGATGGCCGCGGTTTATTCACTCAAGGTTTTCGACCTCGACGAAGTCTGGTTTGTTCCGACCTACCGTCATCCCTTTTTGAAACGTTCGGCGCCCTTTTCGACGCGGGTCCGCTGGTGCAAAAAACTGATTTCGAATTTGGGGCCCCGATTCCGTGTTTCTACGATTGAACGAGAATTGAAAGGGGACGGAAAAACACTTCACACGCTCATGGCCCTGAAAAGGCGTTTCCCGAAAAAACAGTTCCGACTGATCATCGGCTCCGACCTGTTGCGTGAACGGCGTAGCTGGTATCGATTTCCGGAAATTGAACGACGGTTCGGCGTTTTGATCGTTCCGCGCAAAGGCTCCTCCAAATCGCCGTTCGCCCTCCCCAACGTCTCAAGCTCCGAAGTCCGTCGCCGGCTTCGATCCAAGAAATCTTTAGCCGATTTGCTGACGCCAGCTGTTGCCCGCACGTTACGTTCGTAA
- the mnmA gene encoding tRNA 2-thiouridine(34) synthase MnmA codes for MLVGRKDRVVVAMSGGVDSSVAALLLVRAGYDVVGISMRLWSYEREATHGCCTPEDLQDARKVADLLGIPHYVANFEKTFERHVIDNFVQSYQVGETPNPCIRCNQDVKFSTLLVRAKELGAQYLATGHYARKEKVGGRYQLLRAVEQSRDQSYFLYGVTQEELKMLLFPIGHLPKSEVRRLATEAGLPVADKQDSQEICFVPDDYVSFVEKKVESQNRCPGRLVSEAGEELGRHEGIHRFTVGQRKGLGLPALQARYVLDVRSDGTVVVGSEADLYKCQFELREPRWVENAPQEGENFDVKIRSRFEPASAKVETVMDGRIVVRFASPQRAITPGQAAVFYRGDAVVGGGWIDRVLG; via the coding sequence ATGCTGGTCGGACGAAAAGACAGAGTGGTCGTAGCCATGAGCGGCGGGGTGGACAGTTCCGTGGCGGCTCTCCTTTTGGTTCGCGCGGGGTATGACGTCGTGGGTATCTCGATGCGTCTTTGGTCGTACGAGCGCGAAGCAACGCACGGTTGCTGCACGCCAGAGGATCTTCAGGATGCCCGCAAGGTAGCCGACCTGCTTGGGATTCCGCACTATGTCGCCAATTTCGAGAAGACGTTCGAACGGCACGTGATCGACAACTTCGTCCAAAGCTACCAAGTCGGCGAAACACCCAACCCCTGCATCCGCTGCAATCAGGACGTGAAGTTCTCGACACTGCTCGTACGAGCGAAGGAGTTGGGGGCACAATATCTCGCCACGGGTCATTACGCCCGTAAGGAAAAGGTTGGGGGCCGCTATCAACTCTTACGTGCCGTGGAACAGAGCCGAGACCAGTCCTATTTTTTGTACGGCGTTACGCAGGAAGAATTGAAGATGCTTCTCTTTCCGATCGGACATCTCCCCAAGAGCGAGGTCCGTCGTCTCGCCACGGAGGCGGGTCTTCCAGTCGCCGACAAACAAGACAGTCAAGAAATCTGTTTTGTTCCAGATGATTATGTCTCATTTGTTGAGAAAAAGGTTGAATCACAAAACCGGTGTCCCGGAAGACTGGTAAGTGAAGCGGGTGAAGAGCTGGGTCGGCATGAGGGGATCCATCGATTTACGGTCGGTCAACGGAAAGGTCTGGGCCTTCCCGCGTTGCAGGCGCGGTATGTCCTCGACGTTCGCTCCGATGGTACGGTCGTCGTGGGCTCGGAAGCGGACCTGTATAAATGTCAGTTTGAACTGCGCGAACCGAGGTGGGTGGAAAATGCGCCCCAGGAGGGCGAGAATTTCGACGTCAAAATCCGAAGCCGTTTTGAACCGGCGTCGGCAAAGGTCGAAACAGTTATGGACGGACGAATCGTCGTTCGTTTTGCCTCCCCACAGCGGGCGATCACACCAGGCCAAGCGGCGGTGTTTTACCGAGGCGACGCGGTGGTCGGTGGCGGTTGGATCGACCGCGTCCTAGGCTAA